Proteins from one Mycobacterium adipatum genomic window:
- a CDS encoding glycoside hydrolase, with the protein MFAVASLLALVSQVSGTPYISGGDTPAGTDCSGLASWVSNAATNRPVFGDRFNTGNQESALLARGFKYGTQPGALVIGWNGGHTAVTLPDGTPVSSGEGGGVKIGGGGAYQPQFTKHMYLPMEPSGQPAPEGMIPPPPPGFAPPPPAELPPPAGAQPPVPLDVAPPPPLDPMAPPPPAPEGLPPAPATFPL; encoded by the coding sequence ATGTTTGCTGTAGCTTCACTTCTGGCGTTGGTGAGCCAGGTGTCAGGGACGCCATACATCTCCGGCGGGGACACCCCTGCCGGCACCGATTGCTCAGGCCTGGCATCCTGGGTCAGCAACGCCGCGACGAACCGTCCGGTGTTCGGTGACCGGTTCAACACCGGCAACCAGGAGAGCGCCCTGCTGGCCCGCGGCTTCAAGTACGGCACCCAGCCCGGCGCGCTCGTCATCGGCTGGAACGGGGGCCACACGGCGGTCACCCTGCCCGACGGCACACCGGTTTCCTCCGGGGAGGGCGGCGGTGTCAAGATCGGCGGCGGCGGTGCCTACCAACCTCAGTTCACCAAGCACATGTACCTGCCGATGGAACCGTCCGGGCAGCCCGCGCCCGAGGGCATGATCCCGCCGCCTCCGCCGGGCTTCGCTCCCCCGCCGCCCGCCGAATTGCCGCCGCCGGCCGGCGCGCAGCCGCCCGTTCCGCTGGACGTCGCACCGCCACCCCCGCTGGATCCGATGGCACCGCCGCCGCCGGCGCCCGAGGGTCTCCCGCCGGCTCCGGCAACATTCCCGCTGTAA
- a CDS encoding MmpS family transport accessory protein: MATILKRAWIPLVIVAVVLVATFTVMRVRTFFGTGPGYISTENSASDDTEPFDPKVVKYEVWGEPGATANVNYMDLDARPVRADNVTLPWEITLSTTAPSVFPTISGQGDGSTLSCRITVDDEVKDERTVNGVGAHTYCLVKSA, translated from the coding sequence ATGGCGACGATTCTGAAACGCGCGTGGATCCCTCTGGTCATCGTGGCGGTGGTGCTGGTCGCGACGTTCACCGTGATGCGGGTGCGGACGTTCTTCGGAACCGGTCCCGGGTACATCTCGACGGAGAACAGCGCCTCCGATGACACCGAGCCGTTCGACCCGAAGGTCGTCAAGTACGAGGTGTGGGGTGAGCCCGGCGCCACGGCCAACGTCAACTACATGGATCTCGATGCCCGTCCGGTGCGCGCCGACAATGTGACCCTGCCGTGGGAGATCACGCTGAGCACCACCGCGCCCTCGGTGTTCCCGACCATCTCGGGTCAAGGTGATGGCAGCACGTTGTCGTGCCGGATCACCGTCGATGACGAGGTGAAGGACGAACGCACCGTCAACGGCGTCGGCGCCCACACCTACTGCCTGGTCAAGAGCGCATGA
- a CDS encoding RND family transporter has translation MSERSEPRTDAIPVAEPQHRGLIPRTIRTLAVPIILGWIALLVILNTVVPQLEEVGQMRAVSMSPESAPSMIAMKRVGSVFEEFKSDSSAMIVLEGDEPLGEAAHAFYDDMIDKLEADTKHVEHVQDFWGDPLTASGAQSADGKAAYVQVYLAGNQGEALANESVEAAQEIVGGLTPPPGVRAYVTGPSALAADQHIASDRSVQVIEMLTFTVIIVMLLIIYRSLVTTVLVLAMVVVELGITRGVVAFLGYHEIIGLSMFAVNLLVTLAIAASTDYAIFLIGRYQEARGDGEDRESAYYTMFHGTAHVVLGSGLTIAGATFCLHFTKLPYFVSLGIPLSIGMVVAVLAALTLGPAVISVASRFGKTLEPKRTMRTRGWRKIGAVIVRWPGPVLVATIALSMIGLLALPGYQTNYNDRKYLPQDLPANVGYAAADRHFSQARMNPELLLIESDHDLRNSADFLVIDKIAKSVFRVPGVGRVQAITRPQGTPIEHTSIPFQISMQGTTQKMNEKYQQDMMADMLKQADDMQSTITNMEKMSAITVQMAAVTNSMVTKMKAMTLDIAELRDNISNFDDFFRPIRNYFYWEPHCFNIPGCWALRSIFDTLDGIDVMTDDIQAIIPDMERLNALMPQMVALMPSMIATMKNMKTYMLTMYQTQKGIQDQMSAMQDNSSAMGEAFDAAQNDDSFYLPPETFENEDFKRGMKNFLSPNGHAVRFIISHEGDPMSPEGIAHIEAIKQAAKEAIKGTPLEGSRVYLAGTASVFKDMAEGSKWDLIIAGIASIGLIFIIMLIITRSVVAAAVIVGTVTISLGSAFGLSVLIWQHIIGIPLHWMVLAMAVIVLLAVGADYNLLLVARLKEEIHAGVNTGIIRAMGGTGSVVTSAGLVFAFTMMSMAVSELTVIGQVGTTIGLGLLFDTLVIRAFMTPSIAALLGKWFWWPTTVRKRPVPVPWPKPEPVPAGHSGQETS, from the coding sequence ATGAGCGAGCGCAGCGAGCCGCGCACCGACGCCATCCCGGTCGCCGAACCCCAGCACCGCGGGCTCATCCCCCGCACCATCCGCACGCTCGCCGTACCGATCATCCTGGGCTGGATCGCCCTGCTGGTGATCCTGAACACCGTCGTCCCGCAGCTCGAAGAGGTCGGGCAGATGCGCGCCGTGTCGATGAGCCCGGAGAGCGCGCCCTCGATGATCGCCATGAAGCGGGTGGGTTCGGTCTTCGAGGAATTCAAGTCCGACAGTTCGGCCATGATCGTGCTCGAGGGCGACGAACCGCTGGGCGAGGCGGCGCACGCGTTCTACGACGACATGATCGACAAGCTGGAAGCCGATACCAAACACGTCGAACACGTCCAGGATTTCTGGGGCGACCCGCTGACCGCATCCGGGGCGCAGAGCGCCGACGGCAAAGCCGCCTACGTCCAGGTGTATCTCGCGGGTAACCAGGGCGAGGCGCTGGCCAACGAGTCGGTGGAAGCGGCTCAGGAGATCGTCGGCGGGCTCACTCCGCCACCCGGCGTGCGGGCATATGTGACCGGTCCCTCGGCGCTGGCCGCCGACCAGCACATCGCCAGCGATCGCAGTGTCCAGGTGATCGAGATGCTGACCTTCACCGTCATCATCGTGATGCTGCTGATCATCTACCGATCCCTGGTCACCACGGTGCTGGTGTTGGCGATGGTCGTCGTCGAACTCGGCATCACCCGCGGCGTGGTGGCCTTCCTGGGCTATCACGAAATCATCGGTCTCTCGATGTTCGCGGTGAACCTGCTGGTGACCCTGGCCATCGCCGCCTCCACCGACTACGCGATCTTCCTGATAGGCCGATATCAAGAGGCACGCGGCGACGGTGAAGACCGGGAATCCGCGTACTACACCATGTTCCACGGCACCGCGCACGTCGTACTCGGCTCGGGCCTGACCATCGCCGGCGCCACGTTCTGCCTGCACTTCACCAAGCTGCCGTACTTCGTGTCGCTGGGTATCCCGCTGTCCATCGGCATGGTGGTCGCCGTGCTCGCCGCCCTCACGTTGGGGCCCGCAGTCATCTCGGTCGCCAGCAGATTCGGCAAAACGCTGGAACCCAAGCGCACCATGCGGACCCGCGGTTGGCGCAAGATCGGTGCCGTCATCGTGCGCTGGCCAGGACCGGTCCTGGTGGCGACCATTGCGCTGTCGATGATCGGGCTGCTGGCATTGCCCGGCTACCAGACCAACTACAACGACCGCAAATATCTCCCGCAGGACCTGCCCGCGAACGTCGGGTACGCCGCCGCGGACCGGCATTTCTCCCAGGCCCGGATGAACCCGGAACTGCTGCTGATCGAGAGCGATCACGATCTGCGCAACTCCGCGGACTTCCTGGTGATCGACAAGATCGCCAAGTCGGTCTTCCGGGTGCCCGGAGTCGGCCGGGTCCAGGCGATCACGCGTCCGCAGGGGACCCCGATCGAGCACACCTCGATCCCGTTCCAGATCAGCATGCAGGGCACCACGCAGAAAATGAACGAGAAGTACCAGCAGGACATGATGGCCGACATGCTCAAGCAGGCCGACGACATGCAGTCGACCATCACCAACATGGAAAAGATGAGCGCCATCACCGTGCAGATGGCCGCGGTGACGAATTCCATGGTCACCAAGATGAAGGCGATGACGCTCGATATCGCCGAATTGCGGGACAACATCAGCAATTTCGACGATTTCTTCCGGCCGATCCGCAACTATTTCTACTGGGAACCGCACTGTTTCAACATTCCCGGCTGCTGGGCGCTGCGCTCCATCTTCGACACCCTCGACGGTATCGACGTCATGACCGATGACATCCAGGCGATCATTCCGGACATGGAGCGGCTCAACGCGTTGATGCCGCAGATGGTCGCGTTGATGCCGTCGATGATCGCGACGATGAAGAATATGAAGACCTACATGCTGACCATGTATCAGACCCAGAAGGGCATCCAGGATCAGATGTCGGCGATGCAGGACAACTCGTCGGCCATGGGTGAGGCCTTCGACGCCGCGCAGAACGACGATTCCTTCTACCTGCCGCCGGAGACCTTCGAGAACGAAGACTTCAAGCGCGGGATGAAGAACTTTCTGTCCCCCAACGGGCACGCCGTCCGATTCATCATCAGCCACGAGGGCGACCCGATGAGTCCGGAGGGTATCGCACACATCGAGGCGATCAAGCAGGCCGCCAAGGAAGCCATCAAGGGCACCCCGCTGGAAGGTTCCCGGGTGTACCTCGCCGGCACGGCCTCGGTGTTCAAGGACATGGCCGAGGGATCCAAGTGGGATCTCATCATCGCCGGAATCGCCTCCATCGGGCTGATTTTCATCATCATGCTGATCATCACCCGAAGCGTGGTGGCGGCCGCGGTCATCGTCGGCACGGTCACGATCTCGCTCGGTTCGGCGTTCGGTCTGTCCGTGCTCATCTGGCAGCACATCATCGGGATCCCGCTGCACTGGATGGTGTTGGCGATGGCGGTGATCGTGCTGCTGGCCGTCGGCGCGGACTACAACCTGCTGCTGGTCGCGCGACTGAAAGAAGAGATACACGCCGGCGTGAACACCGGCATCATCCGTGCGATGGGCGGCACCGGTTCGGTGGTGACCTCGGCGGGTCTGGTGTTCGCGTTCACGATGATGTCGATGGCGGTCAGTGAGTTGACGGTGATCGGACAGGTGGGCACCACGATCGGTCTGGGTCTGCTGTTCGACACGTTGGTGATCCGGGCGTTCATGACACCGTCCATCGCGGCGCTGTTGGGTAAATGGTTCTGGTGGCCGACCACGGTGCGCAAACGACCGGTGCCGGTGCCGTGGCCCAAGCCGGAACCGGTCCCGGCCGGACACTCTGGGCAGGAGACGAGTTGA
- a CDS encoding MFS transporter, translated as MYGRVVQVIGSRHTSALDDRASELDGSALDRSVKARPSTTAAGGALLVVAVVLTALNLRPAITSVGPLLADMRGDLGASALWAGVLTTLPGLCFAAAGLTAPWLARRFGIDSAIAGALLVLTTGLLLRVIDAPHVVIGGTLVATAGIALINVLIPVVIKSSFPARIGLMTGIYTAALQGGGAAGSAVTPALDEMLGGWRFALGAWAVLAAAALVVWLSAMLRNRATRPPAPRVEAVAAAGRSLLRSRLAWIITGFFGCQSLLAYVVMGWLPQVFIDNGLSKGDAGLLLGLNAVIAVPISIVVAPLASRRPSQSGWIVGLGVLGITGVAGLAIAPAAAPVLWTVLLGLGMSVFSLALAVIALRARNAADTARLSGMVQGLGYLLAGIGPFAFGLLHELSGGWTVPWMMVLGIYVIQIVLGALAGRPRYV; from the coding sequence ATGTATGGCAGGGTAGTCCAGGTGATTGGAAGTCGCCACACGAGCGCGCTCGACGACCGTGCGTCCGAACTCGACGGATCGGCACTCGACCGATCGGTGAAGGCGCGACCTTCCACGACGGCGGCCGGGGGTGCGCTGCTGGTCGTGGCGGTCGTCCTCACCGCGTTGAATCTGCGGCCCGCGATCACCAGCGTCGGGCCGTTGCTCGCGGATATGCGCGGTGATCTGGGCGCCTCGGCGCTGTGGGCCGGAGTGCTGACCACCTTGCCCGGGTTGTGCTTTGCCGCGGCGGGCCTCACGGCGCCGTGGTTGGCTCGTCGTTTCGGCATCGATTCGGCGATCGCGGGCGCGCTGCTGGTGCTCACCACCGGGCTGTTGCTCCGGGTGATCGACGCTCCGCACGTCGTCATCGGTGGGACGCTGGTCGCCACCGCGGGCATCGCGCTGATCAATGTCTTGATCCCGGTGGTCATCAAGAGCTCCTTCCCCGCCCGCATCGGCCTGATGACCGGGATCTACACCGCGGCATTGCAGGGTGGTGGGGCGGCCGGCTCCGCCGTCACACCGGCGCTCGACGAGATGCTCGGCGGCTGGCGGTTCGCGCTGGGCGCTTGGGCCGTGCTGGCGGCCGCGGCCTTGGTCGTCTGGCTGTCGGCGATGCTGCGCAACCGGGCCACCCGCCCGCCGGCTCCCCGGGTCGAGGCCGTCGCCGCGGCGGGGCGCTCCCTGCTGCGCAGCAGGTTGGCCTGGATCATCACCGGGTTCTTCGGTTGCCAGTCGCTACTGGCCTATGTGGTCATGGGCTGGTTGCCGCAGGTGTTCATCGACAATGGCCTCAGCAAGGGCGACGCCGGCCTACTGCTGGGTCTCAACGCCGTCATTGCCGTGCCCATCAGCATCGTGGTGGCCCCACTGGCCTCGCGGCGCCCCAGCCAGAGCGGCTGGATCGTCGGTCTGGGCGTGCTCGGCATCACCGGAGTGGCGGGTCTGGCCATCGCGCCCGCCGCCGCACCCGTGTTGTGGACGGTGTTGCTCGGACTCGGCATGAGCGTGTTCTCGCTCGCGCTGGCCGTCATCGCGCTGCGTGCTCGCAACGCCGCGGACACCGCGCGGTTGTCCGGCATGGTCCAGGGGTTGGGTTATCTGCTGGCCGGTATCGGCCCGTTCGCGTTCGGGCTGCTCCACGAACTCAGCGGCGGCTGGACGGTGCCCTGGATGATGGTGCTGGGGATCTACGTGATCCAGATCGTCCTGGGGGCCCTTGCGGGCCGGCCCAGGTACGTCTGA
- a CDS encoding FadR/GntR family transcriptional regulator, with the protein MPLATTRRTGLVDQVIEQLRSSVSTGEWPVDTRIPTEPALAETLGVGRNTVREAVRALAHSGILEVRQGDGTYVRATSEVSGALQRLCGTEFRDVLQVRRCLEVEGARLAATARTADDLDELWTLLDRSEALRAEGGDDFARADAALHFAVVRSSHNAVLTALYRGLTEVVSASVITTKAVQPIAEFARHRGLIEAIAARDTARAGREAGGFLDELLDGLPGGS; encoded by the coding sequence GTGCCGTTGGCCACTACGCGTCGCACCGGGTTGGTCGACCAGGTGATCGAACAGCTGCGTTCCTCGGTAAGCACCGGCGAATGGCCGGTCGACACCAGAATCCCGACCGAACCCGCACTTGCCGAGACGCTGGGGGTCGGCCGCAACACCGTGCGCGAGGCGGTGCGGGCACTCGCACACAGCGGCATCCTCGAAGTCCGCCAGGGCGACGGCACCTACGTCCGAGCCACCAGCGAGGTCTCGGGCGCGCTTCAGCGGTTGTGCGGCACCGAGTTCCGCGATGTGCTCCAGGTCCGGCGATGCCTGGAGGTCGAAGGCGCCCGACTGGCCGCGACCGCTCGGACAGCCGACGACCTCGACGAGCTGTGGACGTTACTGGATCGCAGCGAGGCGTTGCGCGCAGAAGGCGGCGACGACTTCGCCAGGGCCGATGCCGCACTGCACTTCGCGGTGGTCAGGAGTTCGCACAATGCGGTGCTCACCGCGCTCTACCGGGGTCTGACCGAGGTGGTGTCGGCCAGCGTCATCACCACCAAAGCCGTGCAGCCCATCGCCGAATTCGCCCGGCACCGAGGGCTGATCGAGGCGATCGCCGCGCGGGACACCGCACGGGCGGGTCGCGAGGCCGGCGGCTTCCTCGACGAACTGCTGGACGGACTGCCCGGCGGGAGCTGA
- a CDS encoding DUF732 domain-containing protein: MMLKTPWAAMFTAAAAILLAAPAQADPDSDFARELHTYGIYGQKDFNAWIGKIACKRLDRGVDVTAQDSAKFVSDQLLRGSSTEQAYQFLGAAMNYYCPDKRVLLTQ, translated from the coding sequence ATGATGTTGAAAACCCCATGGGCAGCGATGTTCACCGCCGCCGCGGCGATCCTGTTGGCAGCGCCGGCGCAGGCCGATCCGGACAGTGATTTCGCCAGGGAGCTGCACACCTACGGGATCTACGGGCAGAAGGACTTCAACGCCTGGATCGGCAAGATCGCCTGCAAACGCCTGGACCGCGGCGTCGACGTCACCGCCCAGGACTCGGCGAAGTTCGTCTCCGATCAGCTGCTGCGCGGCTCCAGCACCGAACAGGCCTACCAATTCCTCGGCGCGGCAATGAACTACTACTGCCCCGACAAACGCGTCCTGCTCACTCAGTAG
- a CDS encoding DUF5078 domain-containing protein: MKKLTLAGLAAAAALTLAPVAGADATEDYPIPRKILHTPCTAEQILAATRDTDPVYYERYMIDYNNKSPEVHRAVQDRIHWFFSMDYAGRRQYSEDTATNAFYEQLAWNWPNWAKIFFNNKGVVAHSTAVCMNYPPDDMSVWVW, translated from the coding sequence ATGAAAAAGCTCACACTGGCCGGACTCGCGGCCGCCGCCGCACTCACCCTGGCCCCGGTCGCCGGCGCCGATGCCACCGAGGACTACCCCATCCCGCGCAAGATCCTGCACACCCCGTGCACCGCCGAGCAGATCCTGGCCGCCACCCGCGACACCGACCCGGTCTACTACGAGCGCTACATGATCGACTACAACAACAAGTCCCCCGAGGTGCACCGCGCCGTGCAGGACCGCATCCACTGGTTCTTCTCCATGGACTACGCCGGGCGGCGCCAATACTCCGAAGACACCGCCACCAACGCCTTCTACGAACAGCTGGCCTGGAACTGGCCCAACTGGGCCAAGATCTTCTTCAACAACAAGGGCGTCGTCGCTCACTCCACCGCGGTCTGCATGAACTACCCACCCGACGACATGTCCGTCTGGGTCTGGTAA